CTGCTCACGCAAGGGCTTCCAAACAGCTTAACGAAGCTGGCACGTGAGTGGATTAATGGGGTGTGGCTTAACCACACCCCTTAATGCGCTGTATGCCAGCTGGACGACAGCTGTGCTGGCACGTGAGTGGATTAATGGGGTGTGGCTTAACCACACCCCTTAATGCGCTGTTTTGCTGGCTTTTGTAAAAAGCCACGTTCACCCCATCGGGATTGCACCCTTCGGGACGGTCACAGGCCCCGCATCCCACTCCTCTCGTTAAGGAGTGGGCTACAACGTTCGATATGTCCAAAACGGTATTTAAACTTAGCCACCTCCCCTTGCGTATCCCCCTCCGAAGGGGTCTTGCAAACGACGGGAAGATAAAGGCTACGATGCAGTTGCCGTTAACGTTACTCTCGTTTATTCGAATGACTACCTTACTTTCAGCTGCAGAACTGCTCTCTAAAAACTCCCTCTTACAGATGTTTATAGTGTACCATGTGCCACCGCTGAACGTCACCCTCTTCAAGGGTATCAGCAGTCCGTTTTGCAGAGCGTAGAGCTTTGAGTACTTGCTAAGGAACTCAACGCTTCCAGACTGCCTTTCCACGCTTATGGAAATCCCTCTTTTACCCTTCGGCATCGCCTTAGCATCGAGACGTTCAAGTTCCCGGAAAATCTTCGCGGGATGTGTTCCAGGCGCTATCGATAGATTTTCTGCTTCTGAGGAACGGAAAATCAACTTTCCCGAATCGGCTTGGACGTGATAAAATTTTAGCTTCCCATCCTTTATTCCATAGAATTCGAGGATTATGTGCTCGACGATTCCATCGCTGGAGATACGAATGTTCAGGCCAATCCAGAACTGCTGTAGAATTCTCGACCCCCGTTTTTTCCAGCGTGATGTTCCAGAGCAATAGGAGCGATAGAGTATCGCTTGGTGGTAAGTGAACTTCCTCGCTGGGGTGACAGCCTAACAAACCTACTCCCGCTCCGATCGACATGCATATTACAGCAAAAAGCCACAGTCTTCTCACGCACCGCACCCCCTACTAAGGCGAAGGGATGCCACTCAGACAACTCTTTCTCCTCTCCACTCCTTAAGTGTAGAACGGTCGAGCCGCAAACTGGTCCGTAATCGACACTCCTGCCAGTTCCTTGAAGGCAGGCAAGTTTCGTTTAACGTGCACAACGTCAGCTTAGCATCTTTCAGCAGGATTTTCGTCTTATTGTTCGTTAAAAATTCGTTTGTGAGATGCTCTCCAACTTTTGGTGTTATGTCGATCGAGGGCTCGGCAACTGGTGCTTTATCCAGATCCTCAGGTAAAAACACCACTATTCCTCCAACCGAACACCCCTCAACTATTGACCCATTTTTTGCGTATTTCATTTTGCTGATGGTTATCCTGCACCAAGGAATTTCGCTATCGAAGATTATCCTCTTCAGCGGAATCAGAGAGCCGTTGAGCAGCAGATATACTTTCGTGTAGTTACTGCTATAACCAACTCTTCCAGATTCCATTTCCGCATCGATAACGAAGCTTTTGTAAGGATAAGCCCGCAGAATCTCTCTGAAATCCAGTTTTTCTAGTTCTCTGAAGAGAGCGAGCGGGTGCAAGCCAGCTTTTACGTGCTCAACTTCTGCTGAATAGTATTTGAGTTTCCCGTTTATATACTCAACATGGTATGTTTTGCAAGGCTTGCAATCCGTAACTTCCGAAAATTCGAGGATTAAGTGCTTTAAATTTCCCTTCTCATCAGTTGTAACATAGAACCAGTTCAAAGCACTCTCGTTTGATGCTTTTGTTTCCTGAAGAACCACCTCCCAGAATTCTGATAAAGGTAAGCCGTAAACGTTCGGTGGCAGATAGGCTTCGTTCTGCTTTTGGCTTAGCTGGCAGGCGAACAAACCGATTCCCACACCAAATAAAATGCATACGGCAAGAGCAAGTAATTTCGTTGGCTTCACTATATCTCCCCTCAGCTACTTTGTTTTATACTGATAGACATCCTCAATAAAATCAAGGTCTTTAACTTCCTCCACTCTATTCTCTTCAATCAGGCTATGATACACGGTTTCTATTTCTGAGGCAGACAGCTTTCTCACACCCGAGTTTCTCAAAATCTTGATTTGTTCTTCCGTCAGTGGTTTGTAGGTCTTGATTAAAAAGGAATCCGTATTGTTTATCAGTTTATAATCATCAAAATACGTGTATTCCACAGTTTCTGGGTATAATCTCCCGTGATTGTTTTTATCTTCATAGGAAGTGTCATAGTAGCAATCTAATATTACGCGTAGCACATCACTTTCAACCTCCAGCTTATTTTTCCATTCTTTAGCTATTTCTTCCGAAACTGGTTCTAAAAATCTTACGTAATTCCAGTTAATCTCTTTTATTTTTATGTCATAGGGATTCAGGATTTGCTTGGCATCATCTAAGGATGCTTCCCCTTCAAAGAAAATAACATAACCCCTATCTTTCTTCAAGATATCTTCATCAGAATAATAAAGTGTTGTGTTCAGTTCTTTAAACCCATCATTATGAAGAAACTCAATCTCCTTCAATTTATCCCCGGGAACAATTGCATAATAGTGAGACATATAGTCAACGCCTTTTATGTAAGAGCTCTGGATGTTGCATTCATCAAGGAGAGACAGTATTTCATCTTTCGTTATCTCTTCCCTAAAAGCAATAAAGAGTCCGCCAACCAAAGCTGTTCTCTCGATTTGCAAAATTCTCCTGATCGTGCATTTCTCTCTTGAAACCTCAAATTTCACCTTATCACCTATTCTAACCCTGTTGAATTCGTCTCTGCTCACAAAGTATGCTAAAGTATCTCCTTTCCCAATACCATTGATTGGGTCTCTGGAATCCAATCTTATGGAGACAAGGTATTTGATATCGGAATACTTCTTCTTCATTTCATCCTCTACGGACTCGCTAATGAGGGCATTCTTTTCTTTCTTCAAAAAGAACATCTCGTAATCTTTATCTTTTACTATAATCCACGATCCATTTTCAGCTGGACGATTAAGTAAGATTGTGTATGATGTATCACCTTTCACCCCTGTTACCGCTTTATGATCAACAATACCTTCAATAACGATAGGTGATGAAAAGTTGTAAATTAGCAAAGACGCTATGATCAACAAAGCCAATATTCCAAGATATAATCTTTTTCTCATCATAATCACCTGTATTTATCAATTATATATCCACAAACGCCGCCAAGCAATGCATAGAAGACGGGTATTGAAACGGAATGGATTAAGGGAAAATAAACCAATGGAATGCTAATGCCAACTGCTTTTCCAATCTGAAAGATGTAGGTGAACACTTGACCAAGTGTCAGGAGTGCAGGATAACTCAGCAACACAAATGCGTAGCTGTAACCGTATAAGAGTCCTACCTGAATGCAAATTCCAGCCACACAACCTAATAATGTTGCTGCTCTCTTCATGGTAGCTACCTCATTTTATACGGATAAACGCTCTCCACGAAGTTCAGGCTCTTAACTTTATCCACTCTGTCCTCTTCAATCAGGCTGTGGTACACCGTCTTTAATTCCGAGGCAGAGCTCCTTTACACCTGAATTCCTCAAAATCTGAATTTGTTCTTCCGTTAGCGGTTTGTAGGTTTTTATTAAGAGTGCGCAGTGTTATTTGCTTCTCTAGAATCGTCGAAGTAAGTTTGACCTACGGTTTCCGGGTATAGCTTTTTGTCTTCGTGCTCACTAATTACTGGTAGTTCTAAGATAAGTTTTGGATGCGTTTCACCATGTTTCGGAAGTTCAATCCTTATTTCCTTTGGTACCCGATCTATTTCAAATATCGTTTCACTCATTTTCATCGTCTCCTTTTAGTCTTACACAGGACATATGAAACTGTCGCCCGCAATTTCGGACAACTCCAATTTCCCGAAATGTTTTCGGGAAACTACATATTTTAGATACTAGTTCGAAATAGTTAAATTTTTCTTTTTCATACTAGAAGTCATCCAAGCAAAAATATAAAAAGAATACTCACAATTATGAAATTGTTGGCAAGCTTATCGAGGAACTAAAGCTCAGGAAATACTCCTACAGAACTGCAAAGAAATACAGAGATATTGTAATTAAATTCTTAAAATCTGGTAAAACTCCAAGGGAATTCCTACTTTCTTATTCAAACAAAAGCAGATCAACCATATGTAGCGTTTACTTCGCTCTAAAATTCTTCTATGAAAATGTTCTCAATGAAAAATTCGATGAGAAATTGCCATTGGCAAAATCAAAACATAAATTACCTGTTGTTCTCAACAGAAGAGAGGTTCAAAAGCTTTTTGAAGTTACAACCAACATAAAACATAAAGTCGTCCTTGCTTTGCTTTACTACGCTGGCTTACGTTTGAGTGAGGTAAGAAACTTAAAATGGCAGGATATTGATTTTGAGAGAGGACTGATACACATCAAGCAGGCTAAGGGTGAGAAGGAGAGGGTGATTTTTCTCCATAAGAATTTGAAAGACCTTCTGATAAATTATGGAATAAGAAAATCTGAACTAGTTTTGATTTCTGAAAGAGATAGAAAATACAACAAAAGGACAATCCAGCAGATAGTTAAAAATGCAGCTAAAAAAGCAGGAATAAAAAAGAAAGTCACACCGCATACATTAAGACATAGCTTTGCTACACATTTACTGGAGACAGGAGCGGACATAAGATATATTCAGCAATTATTAGGACATAAAAGCCTGAGAACCACTCAAATCTATACGCATGTGGCTAATAAAGATATAAAGAAGCTTGCTAATTTGCTTTAATCTTAGATTCTCTTCAACTTTTCACTTTCTCTTATCTTTCCCTTAATTTTCTTCTCCCACTCTTCATACTTCAAAACTCATTTCTCTTCAAGCAATTCAACCAAAGCAGAAAGCATATCATCCAATAGCTCAATCTCTTCTTTCAACTCCTTAATTTCTTTTTTCTTTGTCATTTTATTTCACCACCATAAGCTTTGGATAATGAACACAAATACCTTTAACAAAAATTTCAGCCTTCTTTATGGCATTTACCACTTCTTTCACATACTTTTCAGCTTTGGTTTTATCAGAAAGTATTTCATAGCTTTCTGGATAACTTTGCTTTAGCCATTCTCTAAACTCCTTACCAGAAGCCTTTAGATTCAGAAACTCAAACCAGTAAAAATCTGTGAAACTTTTCGTTTCTTCTATTAAATGTTCTATATCAGTTAAATGAGGAATTATCGGAGAAATAAATGCGTAATTTCTAACCCCGTTTTCACGAAGTTCTTTTAACCCTATCGGCGGGAAGGGGAAGGGATGAGAGCCAATAAGCTTATAATCTTTTTCTGCATACTTATAATGTCTGCAAGGCTGAAAGAGCTGGCAGACCTTGGGACGACCCTTAGAGCCTGTGGAGATCGAGACCTCCGTAACCCGCAAGGGGATCGAGTCTGGTCGTTGAAGCAGGAAGCCCCTTCCGAATAGGGGTAGTTCACTATCTCTCAGCCGATTCATTTTTCCACCCTCTCCAGTTTTAAGTAGATGATTGAAGATACAGCCAGCAACCCGATCCAGCAGACAAACCAGATGTATGTGTATTCTGTTCCTGAGCTGAGTACTTCGCAACGTTTCTTGGATTGATTTTGCCTTCAACCCTTCTATACCAGATTTCCCTTGCCCTGTACTCCGCCTTTGCCTCATCCTCCTTGAGCGTCCCCTCTATCCAGCGAATGCCATTTAGATAGTGTGCAGTGATTCCTATCCCCCAGCCCAAGAGCGGGTAGAAGAACCACATGACGTGTGGGGAGTACAGGAGGTTGACGAGTATCAGGATGGTGTTGACCAGCACATACACGGCGAGATGAGCTAAAAAGCCCCTTCTCGCCTCCTCTGTCTTCATCTCCCTGTATGCTCTTTTATAGTCCTCGAGGGAGATTTCCTCTGCCATATCTGCTGCCCACATTGGAGCAGTATATATCTTTTTGTTTTCACGGAGTGTAAAACATTTATCTACCTTACATGCACACCTCCTGCAGGAGATATTATGGGCGTTGATCTTGGTGCACTGATGAAGGGTAGGGAGGTGGAGCTCGGGGAGCTCGCCCACGGCAGGGTCGCGATAGATGCGTTCAACGCCCTGTACCAGTTCCTGAGCATCATAAGGCAACGGGACGGCACGCCCCTTCTGGACTCTGCTGGAAGAATCACCTCGCACCTCTCTGGGCTGCTGTACAGGACGAGCAACATGATGGAGGTCGGCATAATGCCGTTCTACGTGTTCGACGGCGAGCCCCCGGCGTTAAAGCGTGGCACGCTCGAGCGACGAGAGCACATCAGGGAGAGCGCAAAAAGGAGCTGGGAGGAGGCAAGGGAGAGGGGTGAGGATGGGTTCGTGTACGCACAGGCATCCTCCCGCGTGGACGAGCAGATACTCGACGACGCGAAGAGGCTGCTCTCTCTCATGGGGGTGCCCTTCGTGGTGGCACCATCCGAGGGCGAGGCGCAGGCAGCCCACATGACGCGAAAGGGGGACGCCGACTATGCTGGCTCCCAGGACTATGACACGCTGGTGTTTGGAGCACCGAAGGTGGTAAGAAATCTCGCCATCACTGGAAGGCGAAAGCTTCCGAGAAGGCGTGTGTACGTGGATGTGAAGCCAGAGGTGATAGAGCTCGATGCAGAGCTCGAGCGGCTGGGCATCACCAGAGAGCAGCTCGTGGACATCGCCATCCTCGTGGGCACTGACTACAACCCCGGCATAAAGGGGATAGGGCCCAAGAAGGCATACGGGCTCGTGAAAAAGGGAAAAGACATCTTCTCCATACTGGATGAGCTGGGAGAGCATATCGAGCACGCAGAGGAGATTAGGCAGTTCTTTCTCGAGCCCGAGGTGACGGATGACTACGAGCTCGTGTGGAGCAAGCCCGACAGTGATGGTGTGATACAGTTCTTGTGCGAGGAGAGGGACTTTTCACAGGAGAGGGTGGAGAGGGCTCTCCACAAGCTGGAGGCTGCGCTCGAGAGTCAAAAGCAGAGGAGTCTGGATGCGTGGTTCTGATGAGGGCATACATAATCAGCATAGGGGATGAGCTGCTCTGTGGCGATACCGTGAACACCAACGCCGCATGGATAGCGAGGCAGCTGTGCTCGAGGGGTGTGGAGGTCAGAAGGATTGTGGTGATTCCCGACGAGGTGGACGAGATTGCAGGGGCGCTGCGAGATGCCGACGCCGACATAGTGATTATCACAGGCGGGCTGGGACCCACCCACGACGACATCACGAGGTTTGGAATAGCGAAGGGTGTGGGCGATACGCTCGTGAGGAACGAGGAAGCGCTCGAGTTCATGAGAAAGGCGTACGAGGTGACCGAGGACATGGAGCAGATGGCGCATCTGCCCTCCCGCTCCACCCCTCTGCTCAACCCCGTGGGCTCGGCTCCCGGGTTCTTCATCGAGGATGGTGGGCGCAGGATATTCGTGCTTCCCGGCGTGCCCGCCGAGATGGAGGCGATGTTCGAGTATGTGCTTCCCCATCTTCGGGGCGATGCCCCACACATCAGGTGGGTGGTGAGCAAAAAGCCAGAGGCGCACATAGCCCCCGTGATGAGGGAAGCTCTCGAGAGGTTCTCGCCCCTGAAGATAGGCTCGTACCCCAGGGCAGGACAGGTGAGGATAAAGCTCTCATCGAATGACCCCGATGTGGTGGAAGAGGCAAAGAGATGGCTTGAGAGCAGGGTGTAGGCGTTGAAGGTGGGGATGGTTGCTCCAGAGTTCTTGCCCGTGTGGGGAGGGGTGGGCACCCACATCGTGGAGCTGGTATCCCACATGCCAGAGGACGTGGAGCTGTGCGTGCTCACCGTGAGACGCACCATACCCGGCACCTCGGAGTTCATGGAGAGGGACGAGGTGCTCGCCTCGATAGGGCGCCCAATCGAGCTGGTGGAGCTCTCCGATGCCAGGGACACGTTCCTGTACAACGCCTCGTTTCAGGTCTCGTGTGCAAGGCACATCCCGAGAGTGGTGCGAGAGCACGGCATAGAGCTGCTGCACACCCACTTTCCCCACATGTCCGACCTTCTTCTGAAGCTGCGTGGATACCCCGTGCCCTCCATCACCACGGTGCACACCACGATTGCCGGGCAGGTGTCGGGCACGAGGGCATCGGGCATGGGCTTTTTTGAGCTCGAGCCCTCCGAGCGGTTCACGCTGCTGCTCTCCCCCCTGCTTCGTGTGCTGGAGAGGAGCTATCTTGCACGCACCCGCAACATAATCACGGTGTCCAGATGGCTCTCTCGGCTGCTGGAGCAGCACTACGACATGGAAGGCAAGCGGCTCGAGGTGATACCCAATGGCGTGGACGCCGACGTGTATGCCCCCAGGAGCACAGAGAGGCTGGTGGACACGTCCGACCCCATCGTGCTGTTCACGGGAAGGCTGGTGAGTGCCAAGGGCATAAGCGTGCTCATCGAGGCGATGGAGGATGTGCTGAAGAGAACAGACGCCCACTTCGTGTTCGTTGGTGGTGGAAGCCCCATCCCCTACATCGAGCGTATGAGGAAGAGGGGCATACCGCCATCGAGCTACACATTTCTCGGCTACCTGAGGACGCGGGAGGAGATGGTGGCGGCATACAACATGGCGGACGTGTACGTTGCCCCCACGCTCTACGAGAACCTTCCCATCCGCATACTCGAGGCGATGGCGTGTGAGAGGGCGGTCGTTGCGAGCAACGTGTGTGCCATTCCCGAGGCAATCGAGCATGGCATAAACGGGCTGCTCGTCCCACCACGGAACTCCAAAGCGCTCGCACATGCCCTCATGAGGCTGCTGGAGGACGATTCCCTTCGCATGAGGCTTGGAAGAAGGGCGAGGCAGACCGTGCTCGAAAGGTTTTCATGGCACAGCATAGCCATGCGCACGGCAGCCCTGTATGAGCATGTGCTCGAGAGTGTGAGATGAGGATGAGGATGAGGATGAGGACGAGGACAGGGGTCAGACTCTCACTCGTGCAGATGCTGAGCAACATCTCGATAGCAGCTGGCATGCTGCTCATCCCAAAGCTCGCAGAGGAGCTTGGGGCATCGTACCTCGAGGTGGGGCTCATAGGCTCGTGTTATGGCATCGCCCTCTTTCTGTCCTCCTACTTCTTTGGATGGCTCTCGGACGTCAGGGGCAGAACGCTGGTGCTCAGGATGGGGCTTCTCTCGTGCGCCATCACGTTCGCCCTTGTGCCCCTTGCGTCTTCTCCTCTTTCGCTCGCCCTCATACGCTTTCTCGGGGGCTTTTGTGCTGGAATGTACCCCGCTGCCCTGATAGCGTATGCCTACGAGACCACGAGGTCGTTCGGAAGGTTCGTGTCCATGTCCTCGCTGGGATGGGCGGCTGGAACCTTGCTCGCAGGGCTCATAGGGGTGTACCTCGGGATATACCTTGTGGCATCGGCATTCTTTCTGCTCTCGCTCGCTCTCGTGTACAGGCTCCCTCCGTCAAACCCGCAGCTTGCCACCCCGAGGTTCCCTCTGGCGCTCTTGCTGAAGAACAAGGAGGTGTACGTGGGCTTTGTGCTGCGGCACCTTGGCGCCAACACCATATGGGCGATATTTCCCCTCTATCTCATATCGCTCGGTGCGAGCACGCTGTGGATCGGGCTGCTCTACTTTGCCAACATGTTCACCCAGTTCGTGCTGCTGCAGTTTCTGGACAGGCTGAGAAGCCCGCTTCTGTTCAAGCTTGGTCTTGCGACATCGTGTGCAACCTTTCTGCTCTACGCCACAGCACGGACATACCTCGATGTGCTGCCCATGCAGCTGCTGCTCGCCCTCTCATGGAGCACGCTCTACCTTGGCTCGCTGGAGAATCTCTCAGAGCACAACCCCGAGAGGGGCTCTGCCACTGGCATCCTGAACTCCCTCGTGGGGGTGTCCAATGCTGTGGGACCCTTCGTGGGCGGTGTGCTCGCACAGTGGTGGGGATTTTCGAGCACGATGTACTTTGCAGCCCTGCTCACGGGGTGTGCGCTGGTGTGGGTGCTGCCAAGAAGGCTATGAGAGCATTCTTTTCGCATACAGCACCCGCTGCACGAGGGTGATGCTCGCCAGCACCACCACGAGTGCCACAGCCCAGCTCAGCAGCCCCAGAACTGCCCCCACCGCGAGGGCGAGCATCCTCTCAGCCCTCTCCCCGATGCCCACACCCTCCATGCCAAGCCCGAGCGCCTCGGCGCGAGCTCTCGTATAGGATACCATCAGGCACAGGAGCAGGGCGAGCGCGCCCAAGAACCAGTCGGGCAAAGCTCCGAGAGCGGTATAACCCCCGAGCATCGCCCCGATGAGTATCGCTCCATCACCGAGCCTGTCGCTCACGCTGTCCAGAAACCCCCCGAACGGCGTGCTGGCACTGCTCTGGCGTGCCACGGTGCCGTCCATCACGTCAAAAAAGCCGCCGAGCAGTATGAGCACTCCCGCTACCACTGGGCGATGCAGGGCGAGCAGCGCCCCAGCGGCAGTGCACAGAGAAAGTCCCACGAGGGTGAGTGCATTGGGACTCACCCCACAGAACGGTGTGGCGAGCGGCATCATCAGCCGTCGCACGTGCTCTTTCACAGCCTTCACACACGCCAGATTGACGATGCCCATTATCTACTTTTCTGCTATGCTCGGGCTGGTGCTGAGCGGTGTGCGCCCCATATCGGAGAGTGCCGAGCTGCTCATCGTGCCCGCCCTCATCGGAATGCTGTACTTCGTGCTGCTCGGGGTACCGCTCTCGAGGCTGAGGAGGGGGCTCAAGAAGCGCAGGCTCGCCCTTTTAACCCTATCGGCGGGAAGTCCCTTTCGTAGGGAGATGAGAGCCAATAAGCTTATAATCTTTTTCTGCATACTTATAATGTCTGCAAGGCTGAAAGAGCTGGCAGACCTTGGGACGACCCTTAGAGCCTGTGGAGACCTGTCTGGTCGCTGAAGCAGGAAGCCCCTTCCGAATAGGGGTAGTTCACCACAGCTATATAAGGAGGGGAGGATGATAAGTGAGGTGCAGAAAATCGATTTCAGTTACAAGCCAAGGGGGCTGAAGCAGGGAGTAGTAGCCAACTTCCCATTTAAACCAAAAAAGCTTGAGGAGGAACACACCCATACCAACATAGTGAGCTGCGGAATTTACAAGCTGCTTCCAGACAGGATGAAAAAGGAGGTAGAGAGAAACCTGCATCTCCTCGAATACATCCATATCCTCCCCCTCGACAAAATCGGCATTCCAAAGTTTGTCCCCAAACTTGACAGAAAAAAACATTCCGACATGGAAAATCCAAATTTGATATATCCCGCTGATCAGCAGATATACGTTCATATTTATCCTAACAAGAATGACGTCAGGAACTACTACATCCCTGTTGAACCCATATTACTTACAGGTGTGGATGAGCTGCTGAGGGACGTTGAAATAAGGCTTGTAGATTATGTAACAGACATAGATTTTGACCCAGAAGATAACGAGGAGAAGATAAGGATACTGAAGGACGCTCTCAGAGAGATATGTGTAATCGTCGATGGAAACGACAGTGGTAGTTTTAGCTTTATCGAAGATAACGCTGGGACACTCAAGCTTTTTTCAAAGGTTAAGAAATTAAGTATGTTAAGAAACAAATCCAATGGGAAAAATGGAAAGCTTTACGTTACTCCACAGCAGTTTAAAGCTCTTGAATACGCTTTGATTAGGGATAAAGTCGGTCTGGGGGTTCTTGAACCATATATCAGAGATAAATACATAGAAGATATTTCGTGCAGCGGTTTGGGGCCAATATTCATTGAACACAAGATTTTCAAAGGTTTGAGGAGTGTGATTGAGTTTAAAGAGGAGGAAACTCTCAACAAATTTATAATAAAGCTTGCCGAGAGAATAGGAAAGCCCGTAACCTACAAGGATCCAATTGTCGATGCGACGCTACCCGATGGATCGAGAATAAACATTGTTTACGGAAACGACATAAGTAAGAATGGGAGTAACTTTACCATCAGAAAGTTCAATGAAATACCATTCAGCGTTTTGCAGCTCATAGAGTTCGGCTCTCTCGACTACATGGTTGCTGGCTATTTGTGGTTGCTTATAAGCGAGGGCATGAGTGGATTTATATGTGGTGAGACAGCGAGTGGTAAGACAACACTGCTCAATGCAATTACAGCCTTCATTCGACCTGAAGCAAAGGTAGTATCCATAGAAGATACTCCAGAGCTTCAGCTTCCACATAAAAACTGGACGAGAGAGGTTACGAGGGGGAGCACAAGAGGGGGAACACTTGGCGAAGGAAGTGGTTCAGATGTTACAATGTTCGATTTGCTTAAAGCGGCATTGAGACAGAGGCCTAACTACATACTCGTTGGTGAGATCAGAGGCGTTGAAGGCAACATCGCATTCCAGGCTATGCAGACAGGACATCCGGTGATGTCCACCTTCCATGCTGGGACCGTAGAAAAGCTAATCCAGAGACTGACAACCGAGCCTATAAGCGTTCCCAAGACGTTCATCGATAACTTAAACTTTGTGGTTATCGTGAGTGCCGTGAGAAGGCCAGATGGTAAGCTTGTGAGAAGAGTGCTGAGCGTGAGCGAGATAGTCGGTTATAACCCGCAGAATGGCAGTGTCTCTTTCATAGAGGTCTTCCAGTGGGACCCGGTAACCGATACGCATGTCTTCACTGGCTACGGCAGCTCTTATCTGCTCGAGCAGAAGATTGCCACATACCTTGGCATCCCACCAAACAAAAAGAAATTGATCTATGATGAGGTGGAGAAAAGGGCGAAGATTCTCAAAAAACTGCACGAGCAGGGTATCGTTGACTTCTATGACTTCTTCAAGACCATTGCGAAGGTCGAGAAGAAGGGTTTGCTGGGTGTCAAAGTTCCGAGGTGAATACAGTGGAGTATCCGACGTTAAAACTCCCAAAGTTTTCCTTCAGAAAAAGGACAGAAAAAGAGACTGATAAGGAGGCAAAAAGAGGGGCAGGATTATTAGAGAGATTCAGGAAAACCAAGGAAGAACTTCTAATGGACAATGATTTACTGTTCACACTCACCTATATGGCCTCTCTTTCTACCGCCCAGCTTAGCAGAGACAAAATATTTGAAATGGCTGCTGAAAAGGAAGAATATGCTCCAAGTAAATACTTCAAGAAAATTAGAGATCTCACGCAAAAATGGTATTATGATTACGCAACTGCATGCAACCTTATTGCAGAGAAAGTGGAGCATGAGAGGCTGAGGAAATTATTCAACAGGTTCTCAGATGCAATATCAGCGGGGGAGCCGGATAGAGAGTTTCTGGATAGAGAGTGGAAGGTTTTCAAGACGATCAGAAAAGATGAGTATGA
This window of the Methermicoccus shengliensis DSM 18856 genome carries:
- a CDS encoding UPF0228 family protein, whose protein sequence is MMRKRLYLGILALLIIASLLIYNFSSPIVIEGIVDHKAVTGVKGDTSYTILLNRPAENGSWIIVKDKDYEMFFLKKEKNALISESVEDEMKKKYSDIKYLVSIRLDSRDPINGIGKGDTLAYFVSRDEFNRVRIGDKVKFEVSREKCTIRRILQIERTALVGGLFIAFREEITKDEILSLLDECNIQSSYIKGVDYMSHYYAIVPGDKLKEIEFLHNDGFKELNTTLYYSDEDILKKDRGYVIFFEGEASLDDAKQILNPYDIKIKEINWNYVRFLEPVSEEIAKEWKNKLEVESDVLRVILDCYYDTSYEDKNNHGRLYPETVEYTYFDDYKLINNTDSFLIKTYKPLTEEQIKILRNSGVRKLSASEIETVYHSLIEENRVEEVKDLDFIEDVYQYKTK
- the xerA gene encoding site-specific tyrosine recombinase/integron integrase gives rise to the protein MEELKLRKYSYRTAKKYRDIVIKFLKSGKTPREFLLSYSNKSRSTICSVYFALKFFYENVLNEKFDEKLPLAKSKHKLPVVLNRREVQKLFEVTTNIKHKVVLALLYYAGLRLSEVRNLKWQDIDFERGLIHIKQAKGEKERVIFLHKNLKDLLINYGIRKSELVLISERDRKYNKRTIQQIVKNAAKKAGIKKKVTPHTLRHSFATHLLETGADIRYIQQLLGHKSLRTTQIYTHVANKDIKKLANLL
- a CDS encoding radical SAM family protein — its product is MNRLRDSELPLFGRGFLLQRPDSIPLRVTEVSISTGSKGRPKVCQLFQPCRHYKYAEKDYKLIGSHPFPFPPIGLKELRENGVRNYAFISPIIPHLTDIEHLIEETKSFTDFYWFEFLNLKASGKEFREWLKQSYPESYEILSDKTKAEKYVKEVVNAIKKAEIFVKGICVHYPKLMVVK
- a CDS encoding 2TM domain-containing protein; this encodes MAEEISLEDYKRAYREMKTEEARRGFLAHLAVYVLVNTILILVNLLYSPHVMWFFYPLLGWGIGITAHYLNGIRWIEGTLKEDEAKAEYRAREIWYRRVEGKINPRNVAKYSAQEQNTHTSGLSAGSGCWLYLQSST
- the fen gene encoding flap endonuclease-1, with amino-acid sequence MGVDLGALMKGREVELGELAHGRVAIDAFNALYQFLSIIRQRDGTPLLDSAGRITSHLSGLLYRTSNMMEVGIMPFYVFDGEPPALKRGTLERREHIRESAKRSWEEARERGEDGFVYAQASSRVDEQILDDAKRLLSLMGVPFVVAPSEGEAQAAHMTRKGDADYAGSQDYDTLVFGAPKVVRNLAITGRRKLPRRRVYVDVKPEVIELDAELERLGITREQLVDIAILVGTDYNPGIKGIGPKKAYGLVKKGKDIFSILDELGEHIEHAEEIRQFFLEPEVTDDYELVWSKPDSDGVIQFLCEERDFSQERVERALHKLEAALESQKQRSLDAWF
- a CDS encoding competence/damage-inducible protein A encodes the protein MRAYIISIGDELLCGDTVNTNAAWIARQLCSRGVEVRRIVVIPDEVDEIAGALRDADADIVIITGGLGPTHDDITRFGIAKGVGDTLVRNEEALEFMRKAYEVTEDMEQMAHLPSRSTPLLNPVGSAPGFFIEDGGRRIFVLPGVPAEMEAMFEYVLPHLRGDAPHIRWVVSKKPEAHIAPVMREALERFSPLKIGSYPRAGQVRIKLSSNDPDVVEEAKRWLESRV
- a CDS encoding glycosyltransferase family 4 protein, which gives rise to MGMVAPEFLPVWGGVGTHIVELVSHMPEDVELCVLTVRRTIPGTSEFMERDEVLASIGRPIELVELSDARDTFLYNASFQVSCARHIPRVVREHGIELLHTHFPHMSDLLLKLRGYPVPSITTVHTTIAGQVSGTRASGMGFFELEPSERFTLLLSPLLRVLERSYLARTRNIITVSRWLSRLLEQHYDMEGKRLEVIPNGVDADVYAPRSTERLVDTSDPIVLFTGRLVSAKGISVLIEAMEDVLKRTDAHFVFVGGGSPIPYIERMRKRGIPPSSYTFLGYLRTREEMVAAYNMADVYVAPTLYENLPIRILEAMACERAVVASNVCAIPEAIEHGINGLLVPPRNSKALAHALMRLLEDDSLRMRLGRRARQTVLERFSWHSIAMRTAALYEHVLESVR
- a CDS encoding MFS transporter, which encodes MRMRMRMRTRTGVRLSLVQMLSNISIAAGMLLIPKLAEELGASYLEVGLIGSCYGIALFLSSYFFGWLSDVRGRTLVLRMGLLSCAITFALVPLASSPLSLALIRFLGGFCAGMYPAALIAYAYETTRSFGRFVSMSSLGWAAGTLLAGLIGVYLGIYLVASAFFLLSLALVYRLPPSNPQLATPRFPLALLLKNKEVYVGFVLRHLGANTIWAIFPLYLISLGASTLWIGLLYFANMFTQFVLLQFLDRLRSPLLFKLGLATSCATFLLYATARTYLDVLPMQLLLALSWSTLYLGSLENLSEHNPERGSATGILNSLVGVSNAVGPFVGGVLAQWWGFSSTMYFAALLTGCALVWVLPRRL